From Paraglaciecola sp. L1A13:
GATATTCAGAATCAACATGGAAATGATGCGGTAGGGGTATACTTAGGTAATCCTAACGCCCACAACATGGGTAGTATTCTTTTCGGCCCTTATTTTTATCGGGCACTAAACACCCATAATCGCTTTTCAGCGACATCAGTTGATCAATTACCCCATCATATTGTCAGTCGCCAAATGTTTGGTCATCAATTGCAAATACCAATAGGAGACATAGATCACACCGATTATTTTATGATCATTGGCGGAAACCCGCTGGCGTCTAACGGTAGTATTATGACGGTGCCTCATATTAAAAGGCGTTTAAAGGGTATTCAGAAGCGTGGCGGTAAAGTCGTAGTTATCGATCCGAAGAAGTCCGAAACGGCTGATATCAGTTGTGATCATCACTTTATTAAGCCAGGTAGTGACGCCTTATTAATGTTGGCCATGCTCAATACTATGTTTGCGAAAAATTTGGTTAATGCTGATGAATTGCTTACCCATGCGCCAGATTTACTACAAGTTGAATCGTTTGTAAAAGACTACCCACCTAAAAGAGTCGCAGAGCGGGTTGGGATCAGTGCTGATGACATCGAAACCATGGTCATTGAGTTTTGCGCTGCTGGCTCGGCTATTTGTTACGGCAGAATGGGCGCGAGTGTGCAGACGTTTGGTACATTAACGCAGTACCTAATCATGTTATTTAATATGCTAAGCGGCAATCTTAATCGCCGTGGAGGCATGATGTTTACGCAACCTGCGGCTGACGCCTTGCCGCATTCAGGCCGTGGTACGTTAGGTAAGTACTTCTCAAGGGTGCGCAATTTACCGGGATTTGCAGGTGAGTATCCAGTTGCGGCGCTTTCAGAGGAAATTACCACGTCAGGAGAAGGACAGATAAAAGCCATGGTCATCGGTGGGGGGAACCCAGTGCTGACCACATCAAATGGCAAGCAGCTTGATAAAGCGTTCGAGCAACTCGAGTTTGTAGTTGCTGTGGATTTCTATGTGACCGAGACCAGCCGTCATGCAGATATTATTTTGCCTCCTGTTACCGCACTGGAGCGGGATCATTACGATGTGGTATTTCATAATTTTGCCGTGCGCAATAGCGCTAAGTTTTCACCAGCGTTGTTTACCCAATCAGCACAGACAAAAACTGATTGGCAAATATACTTAGGCTTGGCTGAGCGAATTGACAGGCTAAATGGTAAGGCTACCGAGCACTATGCAGCGCTGTGGCACAAAGAGCCTACCGGCGTTATAGATGACATGCTAAAAAGTGGTCGATATGCCAATGGTGAATATAACCTCAGTATTCAAACCTTGCGTGAGCAACCCCACGGTATTGATTTAGGTCCATTACAACCTGAGTTACCTGGCGCGATTTACCATGGCGATAAAAAAATTGATATGGCATTTGATTACTTCATGGGGGATTTACCACGACTCGAAAAGCACTTCTTTTCTGATGAATCGCCGCTTGATCAACACAATAGCGATACCTTGTACTTAATTGGTCGACGTCACTTGAAATCAAATAATTCATGGCTGCATAACAGCCCACGAATGATGAAAGGTCTTTCGAGCGACAAAAAAGGCCAAAATCCGCGTTGTAGTGCCCAATTGCACCCGGATGATGCAGCCCGTTTCAGTATTCAAGATGGGCAGTTAATCAGTGTGACTTCACGCGTTGGCCAGGTTGAAATTGTGGCTGAATTAACCGATAAAATAATGCCTGGCGTTATCTCTATACCTCATGGATGGGGGCATAATAAAGCCGGTAGTAGTTGGAAATTAGCTGAGCAACATAGTGGTGTCAGTGTTAACGATTTAACCGATGAAATGTGTTTAGATGAGCTATCAGGCAATGCCGTGTTAAATGGGGTACCGGTCACAATTGCCGCGCTAGATATTGGGCAGTAAAAAGACACGAGTCGGCAGATAAAATGGCCTTGTTAGACGCTTATTCGGTAATATAAAGCAGCAGGCTAATTTATTGAGCCTGCCCCTTTTTTATCTCATTGAGAAGTCTCATCTCAACACATTAACTGCTGGTCTGGTCGTCTTGAGTGACCTTGAAAAAACTGGCGTATAAAACGGGTACTGCACCTAGGGTTAGCACGGTACCGACTGCCAAGCCGAAGGCTATTACGCAGGCCATACCATAAAATAAAGGGTCATGACTTAAAATAAGGGGCAGTAAACCTGCCACAGTAGTAATGGTCGTCATGGCAATAGGGCGTACTCGAGTGATACATGCGTTAACGATCGCGTCATAGTCCGATGCACCTTCGCGACGTTCAATGTCGATACGGTCGATAAGCACGATGGCATTGTTAATAATAATGCCAGCCAAGCTGTATAGCCCTAGCGTTACCATAAAGCCAAAAGGCGCAAACATAACGCCTAACCCCAGCACCGCACCAATGAAAGACAAAGGCATGGTGAGCACTATAATGCCAGCACGCCGGAATGAATTAAACTGCGCAACTAATAGAATAAGAATTAACCCTAATACCATTGGCATACTGGCGCTAAGAGCTTGCTGTGCTTCTGCGGATTGTACAATAACCCCGTCGTATTCTATGTAATGATTAAGGGGTAAATCTTGGGCAATTTTTTGTAAGTCTTCATCAATGATGGCTTTTAGATCTTCTGCGGCCATTCGGCTATTACGCGCCTCGATGCTAACGGTAGGGAACATGTTTTCACGTTGTATAATTGAGTACTGATTAACCGGCGAAAACTCTGCCACTTGAAACAGTGGTATCGCTTTGCCTGTGGCTTGGGAAAATACATTTAACGAACGTAAGCGATCCAAATTATGTCGCTCAGCGTTACTTGCTCTGAACATAATAGGAATAATGTCATCTTCTTCACGAAACTCCGTTACCGCCGCGCCCGAGAAATAAGCTTGCAGTGAGTCAGCGATATCTTGCGAAGTAACAGAGGCGCGCCGTGCTCGTTGTTGGTCAACGCGAACTTCAATTTTCGCAATCATGCTTTCCCAGTCATTGCGAATATCTCGGGTGTCAGGCACTGCGTAGAGTAAGTCCATTACTTGCTGTGCTTTATTATAAATAACGTCCTTGTCAGGTCCTTTCACCTGTATTTTGATGGTTTTTGAATCCGATGGCCCTAAGAACATTTTTTTT
This genomic window contains:
- a CDS encoding molybdopterin-dependent oxidoreductase, with protein sequence MQAQPKKHYSTCTLCEAMCGIEVTIQDREILSIAGDKKNPLSEGHVCPKAAAMKDLYDDPQRLRQPMRKTASGFEPISWDEALDTVATRLHDIQNQHGNDAVGVYLGNPNAHNMGSILFGPYFYRALNTHNRFSATSVDQLPHHIVSRQMFGHQLQIPIGDIDHTDYFMIIGGNPLASNGSIMTVPHIKRRLKGIQKRGGKVVVIDPKKSETADISCDHHFIKPGSDALLMLAMLNTMFAKNLVNADELLTHAPDLLQVESFVKDYPPKRVAERVGISADDIETMVIEFCAAGSAICYGRMGASVQTFGTLTQYLIMLFNMLSGNLNRRGGMMFTQPAADALPHSGRGTLGKYFSRVRNLPGFAGEYPVAALSEEITTSGEGQIKAMVIGGGNPVLTTSNGKQLDKAFEQLEFVVAVDFYVTETSRHADIILPPVTALERDHYDVVFHNFAVRNSAKFSPALFTQSAQTKTDWQIYLGLAERIDRLNGKATEHYAALWHKEPTGVIDDMLKSGRYANGEYNLSIQTLREQPHGIDLGPLQPELPGAIYHGDKKIDMAFDYFMGDLPRLEKHFFSDESPLDQHNSDTLYLIGRRHLKSNNSWLHNSPRMMKGLSSDKKGQNPRCSAQLHPDDAARFSIQDGQLISVTSRVGQVEIVAELTDKIMPGVISIPHGWGHNKAGSSWKLAEQHSGVSVNDLTDEMCLDELSGNAVLNGVPVTIAALDIGQ